A single genomic interval of Roseomonas aeriglobus harbors:
- a CDS encoding DUF2093 domain-containing protein, protein MKADPEMLMSKSDRAAKLHYMANGFRVLSTGDHVVCAKSGARIPIEELRYWDVASQQPFASAEIASEALAPQ, encoded by the coding sequence ATGAAGGCCGACCCCGAAATGCTGATGTCCAAGTCCGATCGCGCCGCGAAGCTCCATTATATGGCGAACGGCTTTCGCGTGCTGAGCACCGGCGACCATGTCGTCTGCGCGAAATCGGGCGCGCGCATTCCGATCGAGGAGCTGCGCTATTGGGACGTCGCCAGCCAGCAGCCATTCGCCAGCGCCGAAATCGCCAGCGAGGCGCTCGCGCCCCAATGA
- a CDS encoding TonB-dependent receptor: protein MTSNPNRKRIALSGGTALRALALLGVGVSSAAVVATPAAAQDYTTGALVGTVQSADGARVSGGSVAVQSTTQGFTRNATIGTDGTFRIPALPTGNYTVTVTTPGNAPVENRNIVITPGQNSSYTFTVGGADAADSGTGDIVVTASAERTNDFGSNTGGLTIADVSQLLNTTPIARNQTALILLSPGTSQGDTAFGNLASIGGATVAENAYYVNGLNVTNFRTFVGSNNPPIEFYQSIDIKLFGLSAEFGRALGGFTTAVTKSGSNQFKAGALIAYAPDALRDYSPNTYAAYNRADVNEDIEANFYVSGPIIKDRLFFYALYNPNYSKIGDSSITGGNRLTTRNSSPFFGGKLDFIIADGHRLEGTYFRNAQTAVTNYDVFNPTTFALGATQGTIISKSGGDNFVGTYTGQFTNWLTLSAAYGESHDNQSGVPAPIQSLVQSTRTGVTTTAAGFSTTNYRDDDVRKFYRADADVYVSLFGNHHFRAGYEREELSSSTDTRYAGGYRYSLAGSLIQRWYYENVGTWKSLNESFYIQDSWSLLNDRLNLQLGVRNDKFSNDALDGNTYFKSGDQWGPRLGAAFDVFGDKRTTVRGSWSRYFLPVASNTNIRLGGAELYYQQRFLYPTGVNPAVFNSAGFVQGLQLDANGNILGLTTPAAGSSNPCPTVGPDAGRNTCYSITSDGIQGPTDTLVSSSLQPSYTDEWTVGLQHRIGDWDLSLTYINRRLGRTLDDVAIDAAVLKYCQANGIPGCAATFTGFHQYVLANPGSDITVRLDGNCAVSARQCEVATLSAADLGYPAAIRNYDSIQFQFNKAYRNGWGLGGSYAYTRLRGNYEGAVKSDNGQDDAGLTQDFDQPGLLDGAYGTLANQRAHSFKLFGTVSLFENFRVGANMLFESPRSFSCIGYHPTDEFAAAYDAASFYCRQPRFSSNPSFPNQNIPGNPTSYLVPRGTAFKSDWRKQIDVNVQYDIASLPGSFFSVDVFNVFNFKSKLDYQEFGDLTGGAINQRYGEVIGYQVPRYVRFTLGLRFGEGSKN, encoded by the coding sequence GTGACCAGCAATCCAAACAGGAAGCGCATAGCGCTCAGCGGGGGAACCGCCCTTCGAGCGCTCGCGCTGCTCGGCGTGGGCGTATCGTCGGCCGCCGTCGTCGCGACGCCCGCGGCGGCGCAAGACTATACGACCGGTGCGCTCGTCGGCACGGTGCAGAGCGCCGACGGCGCCCGCGTCTCGGGCGGTAGCGTGGCCGTCCAGTCGACCACGCAGGGTTTCACCCGCAACGCCACGATCGGCACCGACGGCACGTTCCGTATCCCGGCGCTGCCGACCGGCAATTACACGGTGACGGTCACGACTCCGGGGAACGCCCCGGTCGAGAACCGCAACATCGTCATCACGCCTGGTCAGAATTCCAGCTACACCTTCACGGTTGGCGGTGCTGATGCCGCCGATAGCGGCACCGGCGATATCGTCGTCACCGCAAGCGCGGAGCGGACCAACGACTTCGGCAGCAACACCGGCGGCCTGACCATCGCCGACGTCAGCCAGCTGCTGAACACGACCCCGATCGCGCGGAACCAGACGGCGCTGATCCTGCTGTCGCCGGGCACCAGCCAGGGCGACACCGCGTTCGGCAACCTCGCCTCGATCGGCGGCGCGACCGTCGCCGAGAACGCCTATTATGTGAACGGCCTGAACGTCACCAACTTCCGAACCTTCGTCGGTTCGAACAACCCGCCGATCGAATTCTACCAGTCGATCGATATCAAGCTGTTCGGTCTGTCGGCCGAATTCGGTCGTGCGCTGGGCGGTTTCACCACCGCGGTGACCAAGTCGGGTTCGAACCAGTTCAAGGCCGGCGCGCTGATCGCCTATGCGCCCGACGCGCTGCGCGATTACTCGCCCAACACCTATGCGGCGTACAACCGCGCCGACGTGAACGAGGACATCGAAGCCAACTTCTACGTCAGCGGCCCGATCATCAAGGACCGGCTGTTCTTCTACGCTCTGTACAACCCGAACTATTCGAAGATCGGTGACAGCAGCATCACCGGCGGCAACCGCCTGACGACGCGCAACAGCTCGCCGTTCTTCGGCGGCAAGCTCGACTTCATCATCGCCGATGGTCACCGCCTGGAAGGCACGTACTTCCGCAACGCGCAGACCGCCGTCACCAATTATGACGTCTTCAACCCGACGACCTTCGCTTTGGGTGCGACGCAGGGGACGATCATTTCGAAGTCGGGCGGCGACAATTTCGTCGGCACCTACACCGGGCAGTTCACCAACTGGCTGACGCTGTCGGCGGCATATGGTGAAAGCCATGACAACCAGTCGGGCGTGCCGGCGCCGATCCAGTCGCTGGTGCAGAGCACCCGTACCGGCGTGACGACCACGGCGGCCGGTTTCTCGACAACCAACTACCGCGATGACGACGTGCGCAAGTTCTACCGCGCGGACGCCGACGTGTACGTCAGCCTGTTCGGCAACCACCACTTCCGTGCGGGTTACGAGCGCGAAGAGCTGAGCTCGTCGACCGACACGCGGTACGCTGGCGGCTATCGCTACAGCCTGGCCGGCTCGCTGATCCAGCGTTGGTATTACGAGAACGTCGGCACGTGGAAGAGCCTGAACGAGTCCTTCTACATCCAGGACAGCTGGTCGCTGCTCAACGACCGCCTGAACCTGCAGCTGGGCGTTCGCAACGACAAGTTCAGCAACGATGCGCTGGACGGCAACACCTACTTCAAGTCGGGTGATCAGTGGGGTCCGCGTCTGGGTGCAGCGTTCGACGTGTTCGGCGACAAGCGCACCACGGTTCGCGGGTCGTGGAGCCGCTACTTCCTGCCGGTCGCTAGCAACACCAACATCCGTCTGGGCGGTGCCGAGCTCTATTACCAGCAGCGCTTCCTGTATCCGACGGGCGTCAATCCTGCGGTGTTCAACTCGGCGGGCTTCGTCCAGGGCCTCCAGCTCGACGCCAACGGCAATATCCTGGGTCTGACCACCCCGGCCGCCGGCAGCTCGAATCCGTGCCCGACGGTGGGTCCGGATGCAGGCCGCAACACCTGCTATTCGATCACCAGCGACGGCATCCAGGGCCCGACCGACACGCTCGTGTCGTCGAGCCTGCAGCCCAGCTACACCGACGAATGGACGGTCGGCCTGCAGCACCGCATCGGCGACTGGGACCTGTCGCTGACGTACATCAACCGTCGCCTGGGCCGCACCCTGGACGACGTGGCGATCGACGCGGCGGTGCTGAAGTACTGCCAGGCGAACGGCATTCCGGGCTGCGCTGCGACCTTTACCGGTTTCCACCAGTATGTGCTGGCGAACCCGGGGTCGGACATCACGGTGCGTCTGGACGGCAACTGCGCGGTTTCGGCACGCCAGTGCGAAGTCGCGACCTTGTCGGCGGCCGACCTCGGCTATCCGGCGGCGATCCGCAATTACGACTCGATCCAGTTCCAGTTCAACAAGGCGTATCGCAACGGTTGGGGACTGGGCGGCTCGTATGCCTACACGCGTCTGCGCGGTAACTACGAAGGCGCGGTGAAGTCGGACAATGGTCAGGACGACGCCGGCCTGACTCAGGACTTCGACCAGCCGGGTCTGCTCGACGGCGCGTACGGGACGCTCGCCAACCAGCGTGCGCACTCGTTCAAGCTGTTCGGCACGGTGTCGCTGTTCGAGAATTTCCGTGTCGGCGCGAACATGCTCTTCGAATCGCCGCGCAGCTTCTCGTGCATTGGTTATCACCCGACGGACGAATTCGCGGCGGCCTATGACGCGGCGAGCTTCTATTGCCGTCAGCCGCGCTTCTCGAGCAACCCGTCGTTCCCGAACCAGAACATTCCGGGCAACCCGACCTCGTACCTCGTGCCGCGCGGCACGGCGTTCAAGTCGGACTGGCGCAAGCAGATCGACGTCAATGTCCAGTATGACATCGCGTCGCTGCCCGGCAGCTTCTTCAGCGTCGACGTATTCAACGTGTTCAACTTCAAGTCGAAGCTGGACTATCAGGAATTCGGCGATCTGACGGGTGGCGCGATCAACCAGCGTTACGGCGAAGTGATCGGCTATCAGGTGCCGCGCTACGTACGGTTCACCCTGGGCCTGCGCTTCGGCGAGGGTTCGAAGAACTAA
- a CDS encoding exodeoxyribonuclease VII large subunit — MADPFLDDADTGRLVAEPAPGSNAPDMSVSELSARLKRTVEGAFGHVRIRGEISGWKRAGSGHCYLALKDDAAVIDGVIWRGAASALPFQPADGVEVIATGKLTTYPGRSKYQIVIERMELAGEGALMALLEKLKAKLGAEGLFDPARKKPLPFLPKVIGVVTSPTGAVIRDILHRLEDRCPTHVLVWPVKVQGAGSAEEVAGAVRGFDAIQPGGPVPRPDLVIVARGGGSIEDLWSFNEEVVVRAVAACSIPIISAVGHETDTSLCDHAADLRAPTPTAAAEIAVPVKADLVHTLKTYGLRTERCARRYHERGHERLAALVRVLPKRDAILGPQRQRLDDLAGRLGLTLERRLVTARRELDRAAGALRPSVLDARLARARDRASDLGRLLESVNPEKPLERGYAWVAARPAGEVVGTAEAARAAGAMTLHFRDGTVDVRLERGGGKSHTSVTPAAAAPTQPDLF; from the coding sequence ATGGCCGATCCCTTCCTCGACGACGCAGACACCGGCCGGCTGGTAGCCGAGCCAGCGCCGGGCAGCAACGCACCCGACATGTCGGTCAGCGAGCTTTCGGCACGGTTGAAGCGAACCGTGGAGGGCGCGTTCGGCCATGTCCGCATCCGCGGCGAGATTTCGGGCTGGAAGCGTGCGGGCTCGGGCCACTGCTATCTGGCGCTGAAGGACGATGCCGCGGTCATCGATGGTGTCATCTGGCGCGGCGCGGCGTCCGCCCTGCCGTTCCAGCCGGCCGACGGCGTCGAAGTGATCGCGACGGGCAAGCTCACCACCTATCCCGGCCGCTCCAAATACCAGATCGTCATCGAGCGGATGGAACTGGCCGGCGAAGGCGCGCTGATGGCGCTGCTCGAAAAGCTGAAGGCCAAGCTGGGCGCGGAGGGGCTGTTCGATCCGGCGCGTAAGAAGCCGTTACCCTTTCTGCCCAAGGTGATCGGCGTCGTCACGTCGCCCACCGGCGCGGTCATCCGCGACATTCTCCATCGGCTTGAGGATCGCTGCCCGACCCATGTCCTCGTCTGGCCGGTGAAGGTCCAGGGGGCGGGCTCGGCGGAGGAGGTCGCAGGCGCAGTTCGCGGGTTCGACGCGATCCAGCCCGGCGGTCCGGTTCCGCGACCCGATCTGGTCATCGTCGCCCGCGGCGGCGGCTCGATCGAGGATCTCTGGTCGTTCAACGAGGAAGTCGTCGTCCGCGCGGTCGCCGCCTGTTCGATCCCGATCATCTCGGCAGTCGGACACGAGACCGACACGTCGCTGTGCGACCACGCCGCCGACCTGCGTGCACCGACCCCGACGGCCGCGGCCGAGATCGCGGTGCCGGTGAAGGCGGATCTGGTCCACACGCTCAAGACGTACGGCCTGCGCACCGAACGCTGTGCGCGCCGCTATCACGAACGTGGGCATGAGCGGCTGGCGGCGCTGGTCCGCGTGCTGCCGAAGCGCGACGCGATCCTGGGGCCGCAGCGCCAGCGGCTCGACGACCTGGCCGGGCGGCTGGGCCTCACCCTCGAGCGGCGGCTGGTCACGGCGCGGCGCGAGCTCGATCGTGCGGCCGGGGCACTCAGGCCATCGGTCCTCGACGCGCGGCTGGCGCGGGCGCGCGACCGGGCGAGCGATCTTGGCCGTCTGCTCGAAAGCGTGAATCCGGAAAAGCCGCTGGAGCGTGGCTATGCCTGGGTCGCCGCGCGCCCGGCCGGCGAAGTCGTCGGGACCGCGGAGGCCGCGCGCGCGGCGGGCGCAATGACGCTCCACTTCCGCGATGGGACGGTCGACGTGCGGCTTGAGCGTGGCGGCGGCAAATCCCATACTTCTGTCACACCCGCGGCCGCCGCGCCGACGCAACCCGATCTGTTCTGA
- a CDS encoding peptidoglycan DD-metalloendopeptidase family protein, with protein MTRALAVGLALALSPAALVAQVPMAGPFALDAVPTQGGVARGIAPAGTRTLTLGPVAVPVAPDGRFLIAFDRDAAPAMDLLATLADGRTVRQVLTVAPRAWRIERLDTLARGTQPTEAFTRRRAPELAQIAAARAVDRPSDGWRQRFVWPATGRISGLFGSQRIYKGEPGAYHSGVDVARPTGTPIVAPADGVVALAADAPFTLEGNLLMLDHGAGLVSAFLHLSRIDVKPGERVRQGQVIGAIGATGRATGPHLHWGMTWRGSRIDPLLVAGAMRNGS; from the coding sequence ATGACGCGCGCGCTGGCCGTAGGTCTCGCTCTCGCCCTTAGCCCTGCCGCGCTGGTCGCGCAGGTTCCGATGGCGGGGCCCTTCGCGCTCGATGCCGTGCCGACCCAGGGGGGTGTGGCCCGCGGGATCGCCCCGGCCGGCACCCGGACACTGACCCTGGGCCCGGTGGCGGTGCCGGTCGCGCCGGATGGCCGGTTCCTGATCGCCTTCGACCGGGACGCCGCGCCGGCGATGGACTTGCTCGCGACGCTGGCCGATGGCCGCACCGTCCGCCAGGTCCTGACCGTGGCGCCCCGCGCCTGGCGCATCGAACGGCTCGACACGCTTGCGCGCGGCACCCAGCCGACCGAGGCGTTCACCCGCCGCCGTGCGCCCGAACTCGCGCAGATCGCTGCCGCCCGGGCGGTCGACCGCCCCTCCGACGGTTGGCGGCAGCGCTTCGTCTGGCCGGCGACCGGCCGCATCTCCGGCCTGTTCGGCAGCCAGCGCATCTACAAGGGCGAACCCGGCGCCTATCACAGCGGCGTGGACGTAGCACGGCCCACCGGCACGCCGATCGTGGCTCCGGCCGATGGGGTCGTCGCCCTTGCCGCCGATGCCCCCTTCACCCTGGAGGGCAACCTGCTGATGCTCGACCACGGCGCCGGCCTGGTCAGCGCCTTCCTCCACCTCAGCCGCATCGACGTGAAGCCGGGCGAGCGGGTGCGCCAGGGTCAGGTCATCGGCGCAATCGGCGCCACCGGCCGCGCGACGGGCCCGCATCTCCATTGGGGTATGACGTGGCGGGGCAGCCGGATTGATCCGCTGCTCGTGGCGGGGGCGATGAGGAATGGCAGCTAA
- a CDS encoding sulfotransferase — MTDTPSLLARLKSALDRQDRAGVNAACRALITAGARLGGQWRTIIHLLLHNGELSLARAAANILVRESGNSPLARFEQAATYARTGRLDEARAILVTVPETVPDPVGNAYIRGTLATNLGLFDEAQDHLHRAVRLAPHSGQSWLALAMSGTVAGADRDAMLAVQSRMRTAPPVEKGAYFYGLGKALDEAGDHDAAFAAFAEGAAAVRTVRPLDEAAERAGVSSALSGWSTEALSTLPSPAKNSVRPIFVTGLPRSGTTLVEQILVSHSAVEDGEELGRMALLARDIGGVDVAAVRQAMSAGRGDAVVALYDHLLDERFPGERRIVDKTLQLSRFMGLVATFFPDVPVIWLRRDPLDTAWSIFRTYFLDNLAWTFDLAAIGRQMAAEDRLFAHWSRLRPGQILPVDYAALVSDPASVIPRIVAHCGLTLEDGQLRPHESRRAVTTASVTQVRQPINTRAVGAATPYRKRLQPFVEAYESARVAGQ, encoded by the coding sequence ATGACCGATACGCCATCGCTGCTCGCCCGCTTGAAATCCGCCCTCGACCGCCAGGATCGCGCCGGGGTGAACGCCGCGTGTCGTGCCCTGATCACGGCAGGGGCGCGGCTTGGTGGCCAGTGGCGGACGATCATTCACCTTTTGCTGCACAACGGGGAACTGTCGTTGGCCCGCGCCGCGGCGAACATTCTGGTGCGCGAGTCGGGAAATAGTCCGCTCGCGCGCTTCGAGCAGGCCGCTACCTATGCGCGGACCGGCCGCCTCGACGAGGCGCGGGCGATTCTGGTTACCGTGCCGGAAACCGTGCCCGATCCGGTCGGGAACGCCTATATCCGCGGTACGCTGGCGACCAATCTGGGGCTGTTTGACGAAGCCCAGGATCACCTCCACCGCGCGGTTCGCCTGGCGCCGCATTCGGGACAGAGCTGGCTAGCGCTCGCAATGTCAGGCACGGTCGCCGGCGCTGATCGTGATGCGATGCTTGCGGTTCAGTCGCGCATGAGGACCGCCCCGCCAGTCGAGAAGGGCGCGTATTTTTATGGCCTTGGCAAAGCGCTGGACGAGGCGGGCGATCATGATGCCGCCTTCGCCGCTTTTGCCGAAGGGGCTGCCGCAGTCCGAACGGTTCGTCCTCTCGACGAGGCTGCGGAGCGCGCAGGCGTCTCCTCGGCACTGTCAGGGTGGTCTACGGAGGCGCTGTCCACGCTTCCTAGTCCCGCGAAGAACAGTGTCCGACCGATTTTCGTTACCGGCCTACCGCGGTCGGGGACGACCTTGGTGGAACAGATTCTCGTTAGTCACAGCGCGGTCGAAGACGGCGAAGAGCTCGGCCGGATGGCGTTGTTGGCCCGCGATATTGGCGGAGTCGATGTCGCTGCCGTCCGTCAGGCGATGTCGGCTGGGCGCGGCGACGCTGTGGTCGCGCTCTACGACCATCTGCTCGACGAGCGCTTCCCCGGGGAACGGCGAATCGTCGACAAAACGCTGCAGCTCAGTCGTTTCATGGGATTGGTCGCGACATTCTTCCCCGATGTCCCCGTCATCTGGTTGCGGCGCGACCCACTCGATACCGCATGGTCGATCTTTCGAACCTACTTCCTCGACAACCTTGCCTGGACCTTTGATCTTGCGGCGATCGGCCGGCAGATGGCGGCCGAGGATCGGCTGTTTGCCCACTGGTCGCGATTGCGCCCCGGACAGATCCTACCCGTCGATTATGCCGCTCTGGTCAGCGATCCCGCTTCGGTCATCCCGCGGATCGTCGCGCATTGTGGTCTTACCCTCGAGGATGGACAGCTCCGACCGCATGAGAGCCGGCGGGCCGTCACGACGGCGAGCGTGACGCAGGTGCGCCAGCCAATCAATACTCGCGCCGTCGGTGCGGCCACGCCATATCGCAAGCGTCTTCAGCCTTTTGTGGAGGCGTATGAGAGTGCGCGCGTTGCTGGCCAATAA
- a CDS encoding TonB-dependent receptor gives MSKFSTYRACMLRTTAGLQALALLGAGLASTTLLANPAVAQDFNTGALVGSALDANGAPLAGATVTVRSTAQGFTRSVTTNSNGSFRVQALPPGAYVVTITNAAGEQVVTQTVGVNPAQNTAYTFRATAAGAAPASDVAANDGAGDIVVTGSAERVNDFASNTGGLTIGDVSQLLNTTPIARNQTALILLSPGTGAGDTAFGNLASIGGATVAENAYYVNGLNVTNFRNFLGSNNPPIEFYQSLDVKLFGIPAEFGRALGGFTTAITKSGSNQFKAGALVAFAPDALRDDSPDTYAAYNRNDYAQNIEANFYLSGPIIKDRLFFYALYNPNYNKTQDSSISAGQRLTTRNSSPFFGGKLDFIIADGHRLEGTFFRNAQTVETQYDRFNASVNPNGSVITPVSNPAFGGPLAINDALGSVISKFGGNNFVGTYTGQFTNWLTLSAAYGESHDDQLAIASPLISLVSSTRTGITTTARGISSANARDTDVRKFYRADADIYVNLLGTHHFRAGYEREDLSSTTDTRYASAYSYLLTAGYVRRRYYENVGAWSSKNESYYIQDSWSLLNERLNLQLGLRNDRFNNNALSGQTYFKSGDQWGPRLGAAFDVFGDKRTTVRGSWSRYFFPVATNTNIRLGGAELYYEQRFAYPTGVSSANFNPAGLVNGLTFDANGNIQGLTTPITGSTNLCPTVGPDRNTRTCRSIFSDGIQGPTDTLVSSTLQPSYTDEWTVGLQQRLGDWNFSLTYLNRRLGRTLDDVAIDAAVLKYCAAKGIPNCDSTFSGFHQYVLANPGSDITVRLDGDCTDARQCAVVTLPAADLGYPKATRNYDSVQFQFEKPYRDGWGVSGSYAYTRLRGNYEGAVKSDNGQTDAGLTQDFDQPGLLDGAYGDNPNQRVHSFKLFGTYRLFDGLRVGANMLFESPRKFSCYGVHPTDVFAEQYGNASYFCKQSRFSPTGASVLVPRGSAFQSDWRKQIDLSVQYDIADLPGSFFSIDVFNAFNFKSKLDYNEFGENADGSINPRYSQPLSYQPPRYVRFTLGLRFGEGAK, from the coding sequence ATGAGCAAATTTTCGACTTATCGCGCGTGCATGCTGCGCACGACCGCTGGGCTTCAGGCACTAGCGCTGTTGGGTGCGGGCCTGGCGTCAACGACGCTGCTTGCCAATCCGGCCGTAGCACAGGACTTTAACACCGGTGCGCTCGTCGGTAGCGCCCTCGATGCGAACGGTGCCCCGCTTGCCGGCGCTACGGTTACCGTCCGATCGACGGCACAGGGCTTCACACGCTCCGTGACCACCAACAGTAACGGCAGCTTCCGTGTCCAGGCGCTTCCGCCGGGCGCGTATGTCGTGACGATCACCAATGCCGCGGGCGAGCAGGTCGTTACCCAGACGGTCGGCGTCAATCCGGCCCAGAACACTGCCTACACGTTCCGTGCGACTGCCGCCGGCGCAGCCCCGGCGAGCGACGTCGCGGCCAATGATGGTGCGGGCGACATCGTCGTCACCGGGTCGGCCGAACGCGTGAACGACTTCGCCAGCAACACCGGCGGCCTGACCATCGGCGACGTCAGTCAGTTGCTCAACACGACCCCGATCGCGCGCAACCAGACCGCGTTGATCCTGCTGTCGCCGGGCACGGGCGCTGGCGATACCGCGTTCGGCAATCTGGCTTCGATCGGCGGCGCGACCGTCGCCGAGAATGCCTATTATGTGAACGGTCTTAACGTCACGAACTTCCGCAACTTCCTCGGCTCGAATAATCCGCCGATCGAATTCTATCAGTCGCTTGACGTCAAGCTGTTTGGCATTCCTGCCGAATTTGGCCGTGCGCTGGGTGGCTTCACGACTGCGATTACCAAGTCGGGTTCGAATCAGTTCAAGGCCGGCGCTCTCGTCGCCTTTGCTCCGGACGCACTGCGTGACGACTCGCCCGATACGTATGCGGCCTACAACCGCAACGACTATGCGCAGAACATCGAAGCAAATTTCTATCTGAGCGGCCCGATCATCAAGGATCGGCTGTTCTTCTACGCGCTGTACAATCCCAATTACAACAAGACGCAGGACAGCAGCATCAGCGCCGGCCAGCGTCTGACCACGCGCAACAGCTCACCGTTCTTCGGCGGCAAGCTGGACTTCATCATCGCCGATGGTCACCGCCTGGAAGGGACGTTCTTCCGCAACGCGCAAACCGTCGAAACGCAGTATGACCGGTTTAACGCTTCGGTGAATCCGAACGGCAGCGTGATCACGCCGGTCAGCAACCCGGCGTTTGGCGGGCCGCTCGCGATCAATGACGCGCTTGGGTCGGTGATCAGCAAGTTCGGTGGCAACAACTTCGTCGGCACCTACACCGGTCAGTTCACTAACTGGCTGACCCTGTCGGCGGCGTATGGTGAAAGCCATGACGATCAGCTCGCGATCGCATCGCCGCTTATTTCGTTGGTCAGCAGCACGCGAACCGGCATCACCACGACGGCACGCGGCATCAGTTCCGCCAACGCACGTGATACCGACGTCCGTAAATTCTATCGTGCGGATGCCGACATCTACGTCAACTTGCTTGGCACCCATCACTTCCGTGCGGGTTACGAGCGTGAAGACCTCAGCTCCACGACCGACACACGGTATGCGAGTGCGTATTCCTACCTTCTCACCGCAGGCTATGTCCGTCGCCGGTACTACGAGAACGTCGGTGCCTGGAGCAGCAAGAACGAGTCCTATTACATCCAAGACAGCTGGTCGCTGCTGAACGAGCGTCTGAACCTGCAGCTTGGTCTTCGCAACGACCGGTTTAACAACAACGCCCTGAGCGGTCAGACCTACTTCAAGTCGGGTGATCAGTGGGGCCCGCGTCTGGGTGCAGCATTCGACGTGTTCGGCGACAAGCGGACGACCGTCCGCGGCAGCTGGAGCCGGTATTTCTTCCCGGTCGCGACCAACACGAACATTCGCCTCGGCGGTGCCGAACTGTACTATGAGCAGCGTTTTGCGTACCCGACGGGTGTCAGTTCGGCGAATTTCAACCCGGCGGGCTTGGTCAACGGCCTGACGTTCGACGCGAACGGCAATATCCAGGGGCTGACAACGCCGATCACCGGAAGCACCAACCTCTGCCCGACGGTCGGCCCGGATCGCAACACGCGGACCTGCCGCTCGATTTTCTCCGACGGCATTCAGGGTCCGACCGACACGCTGGTATCGTCGACGTTGCAGCCTAGCTACACCGACGAATGGACGGTTGGTCTGCAGCAGCGTCTGGGCGATTGGAACTTCTCGCTGACGTACCTTAATCGTCGCCTTGGCCGTACGCTCGACGACGTGGCGATCGACGCTGCAGTGCTGAAGTACTGCGCTGCAAAGGGTATCCCGAACTGCGACTCGACGTTCAGCGGATTCCACCAGTACGTCCTCGCCAATCCCGGTTCGGACATCACCGTTCGTCTCGATGGCGATTGCACGGATGCTCGTCAGTGCGCCGTCGTGACTCTCCCGGCCGCCGACCTCGGTTATCCGAAGGCGACCCGCAACTACGACTCGGTGCAGTTCCAGTTCGAAAAGCCGTATCGTGACGGTTGGGGCGTGAGCGGTTCCTACGCCTACACGCGTCTGCGCGGTAACTATGAAGGCGCGGTCAAGTCCGACAACGGCCAGACCGACGCCGGCCTGACGCAGGACTTCGACCAGCCGGGTCTGCTCGACGGTGCGTATGGCGACAACCCGAACCAGCGCGTTCACTCGTTCAAGCTGTTCGGTACCTACCGACTGTTTGACGGGCTGCGCGTCGGTGCGAACATGCTGTTCGAAAGCCCGCGCAAGTTCTCCTGCTACGGCGTCCACCCGACGGACGTCTTCGCGGAGCAGTACGGCAACGCCAGCTACTTCTGTAAGCAGTCGCGCTTCTCGCCGACGGGTGCGAGCGTCTTGGTTCCGCGCGGCAGCGCGTTCCAGAGCGACTGGCGCAAGCAGATAGACCTTTCGGTTCAGTATGACATCGCCGATCTGCCGGGCAGCTTCTTCAGCATCGATGTGTTCAACGCGTTCAACTTCAAGTCGAAGCTCGACTATAACGAGTTCGGCGAAAACGCGGACGGTTCCATCAATCCGCGCTACTCCCAGCCGCTCAGCTACCAGCCGCCGCGCTACGTGCGCTTCACGCTCGGCCTACGGTTTGGCGAAGGCGCGAAGTAA